Below is a genomic region from Helianthus annuus cultivar XRQ/B chromosome 2, HanXRQr2.0-SUNRISE, whole genome shotgun sequence.
atctcgtttcaaatcgtgtatctcgtttcaaatcgtttaactcgacccaaaatcgtattcgttttaatagtgaaaaatacttttggtcgtctcgttaacaacattcaaaccttcgtgactcatttaactcgtttctcgtttcgtattaacaaaccaccaaagggtaagttaacaatcatcaggttcagtcgttacctacataacccccacacataaccatgggtgtcgtctgataacgggatttgtcagatcctatggtaccataacctaatactggtcggcttgatcagagctaatgaatgtcatttgttatgtaaatacaaccaacaagtcttgttcaccttattgaaatcgttattagttttgtataaaccatcttaatcgtttttgaaatcatcgtttaaaccttaaaaatcgttttgtacatatgattcaccccaaaacaattgaaaacagtaaaataggggaactatgtactcacttgagattgtagggtatccttgattttgtgaactatcgatgcacgggcaatcaaggaatcaagtgttacctagtatcggattgctagataaataaatcgacacctaaatcgggagataggatagaatgaggttctataaatcaaatgagtaattgaactcatatggtatgatttaatagtacCATCATTcggattgaaaggcctacctaagtgcttttgacccgtttcgacccattatggtaacataagccactataatgcgtcgttagcgtaaaactatgttcggatggtaatctatatgctatgtcaagtcttacatgcccaattatccctaaacatgttactaaatcagattacaagtcaaaaatatgttcacatagtcaaattacggattttagcttcaaaagggcattttggtcatttcctatgggcatacaagctaactagcaaatgactaaccgatcctacgtgatcataaggtataacctcagtggttattccctatgaaattatgatcattaactaagcttggtcggatccaaagatcgaccaaacgggtcgggttcggaagtataagcggttgtttagaccgcttatcttacgaccctaaacaagcacaaactaatagtgtcgagttagacatgtcaaaatatgtctaacctactgatttggtatcaaaacaaagtgttttgataccctaaagtagttccgttgcaaaatgcgtgctaaaacgcattttgaccgaaactttgactcgacactacaactagataacgtggtaatcagcggttataatcgcgaaggattataactatcgtgattacaatcatgTGTCAAAGTTCAactgaactttgacttgaccaattgatggtcaaaaccgaaagtcaaactgttggccaaactgtttgactttctgcactacataaggaaaaagcaagaaaaagaatgaaagaaggctcacaatagtccttgctatcttttctacaaagaagacaagtcccaaatcagTTGAGAGAGCTTCCAAAGCAGATAAGAAGGGAggaaatgaggaatgagcaaatgaaacaatggatggcttggctatttatacttgttggtgatgaacaagatcatcacaagtggaTTGTTTAGCCATTAAGTAATAAATCtaatccatacaagtgttaggagcaggtgcaaagccttggagaggtggtaacttggttaccacacaaagaaattgcaagattggcccctgaatttacaaactgttgctgaaaacacactttctgcccatatgtgatgctcgcgtagcgcgacggcataggcagtaggtgctcgcgctacgctaccatgtatcaggttcagcaaaaaatggcagaaatggtccctgcacgtgtttaaagcctttttcgatgcgtttaaaccccgttaacctcatttcaaggctctaaaatgaagttaaagcataggggactcaaaacatgctcaaaaatatctcggatgtcggttcgtttggtcgtacgatcgcgttgttcggttaattacgacggaagtcgtaacgaacgctaTAATTGCTATTCCTATGCTTTCGGTGGTAAAAAAGCTTCGTAACCTAAAACATCCGTTGCGGATCCTTCTCCATAAACAAGGTAACTTGCATGCTAAGGTTAATAATCTTAGAGCTAGCCTGGATGATATTCATAAGCTGATTGATCAGAACCCGTTTGATGCTGCTCTTCGGGTCAAAGAATCAAACATTATAAAGGAGCTCCATTGTGCTGCTTATGATGAGGAGTCGTTTGTAAAACAGAAAGCGAAACTTGATTGGCTTAGTGCGGGTGATGGTAACACAACGTATTTCCACAACTTTGTTAAAAGCAGGAATGCAAGGAGCAAAATTCACTCAATAAATGATGCTAATGGCAATCATTACGAGGGTTTTGGCGTGGAGCATGCGTTTGTAGATCACTATATGAAGTTCTTGGGTGTCGAGTCCGAGGTTGATGATCTGATTATGGAGGATTTGTTTTCAAAATCCGTTAGCTCTGTTGAAGCTAATCATATGATTCGTCCTGTGACTAGAGAAGAAATAAAGGCTGCAATGTTCAGTATTGGTGATAATAAAGCTCCCGGGCCAGATGGTTTCACTTCGGTTTTCTTTAAGAAAGCTTGGGATATAGTGGGTGAGGAGGTTTCGGATGCTATTCTGCAATTTTTTGATAATGGTAAATTGCTTCAGCAGGTGAACCATACTGTTATTGCTCTTGTCCCGAAGGTCCCGACTCCCTCTTCGGTTTTGGAATATAGACCCATTTCTTGTTGCAATGTCATTTTTAAATGCATTAGCAAAATTTTGGCAGATCGAATAAAAGGTAGTTTGGGTAGTTTGGTGGATATAAATCAATCTGCTTTTGTCCCGGGTAGGAAGATATCTGATAATATTCTGCTCACTCAGGAGCTTATGCATAATTACCACCTTCACAAAGGAAAACCAAGGTGTGCGTTCAAGATTGATATCCAGAAAGCTTATGATACGGTTAGCTGGTCTTTTTTAAAGTCTATTCTAACCAAGTTTGGTTTCCCAAGTAAAATGGTTGATTGGATTATGACATGTGTCTCCACTGTCTCCTTCTCACTGAGCATAAATGGGAATCTATGTGGTTATTTCAAAGGTAGAAGGGGTCTTCGACAGGGTGATCCGATCTCTCCTTATTTGTTTACTTTAGTAATGGAAGTTCTTTCGTTGCTTTTACATAAAGCTGCTGATCAACATCCTGCTTTCAGATACCATGATAAATGCAAGCAACAGAAGATTATCAATGTGTCATTTGCTGACGATCTATTCCTTTTCGTCAATCCTGACCTGATCTCGGTTAAGGTGGTGCGAGACACCTTGGAGCTGTTCACTAGAATATCAGGTCTAACCCCGAATCTAGCTAAAAGCACATTGTTTTTTAGCAATGTCTCATCGGGGGTTAAACAGGACATTCGCTCCCTTCTGCCGTTTCAAGAGGGTGTTCTCCCGGTCAGGTACTTGGGGGTTCCGCTAATCTCTACAAGACTTATGTATAGGGATTGCAAAATCCTGGTGGACCGGGTAGATAAAAAGATTGAACATTGGATGAATAAGTCTCTTTCGTTTGCGGGGAGGCTTCAGCTGATTAAGTCAGTCATATCAGCTACGCACATCTATTGGGCTTCGGTATTTATGCTTCCGGCTCGCATTATGGCAGACATTGAAAAAAGGATGCGGAATTTTTTATGGAGTGGCAGTGTGGTGAAAGTTGCTCATCCTAAAGTGGCTTGGAAAAACGTTTGCCTTCCGAAGTCGGAGGGGGGTTTGGGCGTTAGAAGAATTCGAGATATGAACAAAGCGCTGCTTGCGAACCACATTTGGAGTATTTTGCTTAAAAGAGAGTCTCTTTGGGTGAAATGGGTCCATTCTTATAGGATTAAGGGAAAGAATTTTTGGAGCATTCCTTTTTGAGGAAGTATGAGTTGGGGATGGAGAAAAATCCTAATGATTCGATCTTCCATTCGTCAGTTTGTTTGGTATTCTATTGGTAATGGCCGGGACATTAATGCGTGGCATGATAACTGGTGTGATCATAGCCCGTTGGGTGATTTCATTACCCCAAGACGAATCCATGGAGCGGGTTTTAATATGCAGTCTACTGTGGCAGATCTTGTTAGTCATCATAATGATTGGCTGTGGCCGGTTACGTGGCTTCAGTTTTATCCGGCTTTGACGAATTCTCTGCCTCCGTTTCTTAACCAAAGTACTCCAGATAAGCTGATTTGGAAGGATAGACAACATATGCAAAAGGAGTTTAGTGCTAGTGAGGTTTGGGATAATATCCGTTCGCGTGGGGAAGAGGTGGGTTGGGCCGATTTGGTGTGGTTTAGTCAATGTATTCCTAGACACTCTTTTCACATGTGGCTAGTTATCAAGAACAAGCTGAAAACTCAGGATCGTATGGGGATTTGGGATGCCGGTAGTGCAACTAATCTTAATCTGATGTGTTGTCCGCTTTGCAGGAAGGGTAAAGACTCTCGGGATCATTTATTTTTTCAGTGTTCTTATGGGGAGCAAGTGTGGAATATGGTTAAAGCTATGGCTTATATGGATGTAGTGGATGCTAACTGGGACTCTATCATGACTTGGTTTTCAGAACACAGCTCGGGTAAATCGCCAGAAGTGTTAGTT
It encodes:
- the LOC110889548 gene encoding uncharacterized protein LOC110889548 codes for the protein MIRSSIRQFVWYSIGNGRDINAWHDNWCDHSPLGDFITPRRIHGAGFNMQSTVADLVSHHNDWLWPVTWLQFYPALTNSLPPFLNQSTPDKLIWKDRQHMQKEFSASEVWDNIRSRGEEVGWADLVWFSQCIPRHSFHMWLVIKNKLKTQDRMGIWDAGSATNLNLMCCPLCRKGKDSRDHLFFQCSYGEQVWNMVKAMAYMDVVDANWDSIMTWFSEHSSGKSPEVLVGKMVVAASTYFIWQERNNRLFSPNQRKAALIADIVLHTVRMKLMTFKAGRGSRNPLVLERWKFQVKTMSIDPG